One genomic window of Pseudomonas sp. LFM046 includes the following:
- the garD gene encoding galactarate dehydratase — translation MQLIQHQDSPRHVRLHPDDNVAIVVNEQGVAEGGRFPDGLVTREAIPQSHKVTLVDIPAGGAVLRYGTVIGHALREIPRGSWVREELLSIPEAPELDHLPLASAVPPTLAPLDGYTFEGFRNPDGSVGTRNILGVTTTVQCVTGVLDHCVERVRKELLPKYPNVDDVVALTHSYGCGVAINAPDAVIPIRTLHNIARNPNLGGQALVIGLGCEKLQAEQLMPGDELTAGQDEEAWLFRLQDSASGFAGMVEQIMGMIEDRLQVLDQRRRETCPASELVLGMQCGGSDAFSGVTANPALGVAADLLVRAGATVMFSENTEVRDGIHLLTPRAATPEVARALVREMDWYDRYLARGMADRSANTTPGNKKGGLNNIVEKAMGSIAKSGNSAINGVVAPGERVRGKGLQYCATPASDFICGTLQLAAGMNLHVFTTGRGTPYGLAVVPVIKVSTRTQLAERWPDLIDVDAGRITSGRITLEELGWELFRYYLDVASGKAHTWAEKHRLHNDLTLFNPAPVT, via the coding sequence ATGCAGTTGATCCAACACCAGGACTCCCCGCGCCACGTACGCCTGCACCCGGACGACAACGTCGCCATCGTGGTGAACGAACAGGGCGTGGCCGAAGGCGGGCGGTTTCCCGATGGCCTGGTCACCCGTGAAGCCATTCCCCAGAGTCACAAGGTCACCCTGGTGGACATCCCCGCCGGCGGCGCCGTGCTGCGTTACGGCACCGTCATCGGCCATGCCCTGCGGGAGATTCCCCGTGGCAGCTGGGTACGCGAGGAACTGCTGAGCATTCCCGAGGCGCCGGAGCTGGACCACTTGCCCCTGGCCTCCGCCGTGCCGCCGACCTTGGCACCGCTGGACGGTTATACCTTCGAAGGCTTCCGCAACCCGGACGGCAGCGTCGGCACCCGTAACATCCTCGGCGTCACCACCACCGTGCAGTGCGTCACCGGCGTGCTGGACCACTGTGTGGAGCGCGTGCGCAAGGAACTCCTGCCGAAGTATCCGAACGTCGATGACGTCGTCGCCCTGACCCACAGCTACGGCTGCGGCGTGGCGATCAACGCACCGGATGCGGTGATCCCGATTCGCACCCTGCACAACATCGCGCGCAACCCTAACCTCGGCGGCCAGGCGCTGGTGATCGGCCTCGGTTGCGAGAAACTCCAGGCCGAGCAACTGATGCCAGGGGACGAACTCACCGCTGGCCAGGACGAGGAAGCCTGGCTGTTCCGCCTGCAGGATTCAGCCAGCGGCTTTGCCGGCATGGTCGAGCAGATCATGGGCATGATCGAGGACCGCCTGCAGGTCCTCGACCAGCGCCGCCGGGAAACCTGCCCGGCTTCCGAGCTGGTGCTGGGCATGCAGTGCGGCGGCAGCGACGCCTTTTCCGGCGTCACCGCCAACCCGGCCCTGGGCGTGGCCGCCGACCTGCTGGTGCGGGCTGGCGCCACCGTGATGTTTTCCGAGAACACCGAGGTGCGTGACGGCATCCATCTGCTCACCCCGCGCGCCGCCACTCCGGAAGTGGCCCGGGCGCTGGTGCGGGAGATGGACTGGTACGACCGCTACCTCGCCCGTGGCATGGCCGACCGCAGCGCCAACACCACCCCCGGCAACAAGAAGGGCGGGCTGAACAACATCGTCGAAAAGGCCATGGGCTCCATCGCCAAATCGGGCAACAGCGCCATCAACGGCGTGGTCGCTCCCGGCGAGCGCGTGCGTGGCAAGGGCCTGCAGTATTGCGCCACCCCGGCCAGCGACTTCATCTGCGGCACCCTGCAACTGGCGGCGGGCATGAATCTCCATGTCTTCACCACCGGACGCGGTACGCCCTATGGCCTGGCCGTGGTCCCGGTGATCAAGGTCTCCACCCGCACCCAACTGGCCGAACGCTGGCCCGACCTGATCGACGTCGACGCCGGGCGCATCACTTCCGGCCGTATCACCCTCGAAGAGCTGGGCTGGGAGCTGTTCCGCTACTACCTCGATGTGGCCAGCGGCAAGGCGCACACCTGGGCGGAGAAGCACCGGCTGCACAACGACCTCACGCTGTTCAACCCGGCCCCTGTAACCTGA
- a CDS encoding 2-hydroxyacid dehydrogenase: MAPKVLHIGPLTERFNQRLADEHEVVQLWRQGDALAYLDEHGGQFDVVVTSARFGYSAAMLARMPNVRAICSFGVGYDAIAVDLARERGIQVSSTPDVLNDCVADLAMGLLIDCSRRISAADRFVRAGLWPAGNFPLARKVSGKRLGIVGLGRIGKDVARRASGFDMQVRYHNRRPDADSSYGFEPDLPALARWADFLVLTCPGGAATHHLISAPVLDALGPEGILINVARGSVVDEQALVSALTEGRLGGAGLDVFQAEPSVPEALLTLDNVVLAPHIGSGTLDTRLQMEELVFANLRAFLDEGEVLTPVV, translated from the coding sequence ATGGCACCCAAGGTCCTTCACATCGGCCCGTTGACCGAGCGCTTCAACCAGCGCCTGGCCGACGAGCACGAGGTGGTGCAGCTGTGGCGGCAGGGTGATGCCCTGGCCTACCTCGACGAGCACGGCGGCCAGTTCGATGTCGTCGTGACCTCGGCGCGCTTCGGCTACTCCGCCGCCATGTTGGCGCGCATGCCCAATGTGCGTGCCATCTGCAGCTTCGGCGTCGGCTACGACGCCATCGCCGTCGACCTGGCCCGCGAGCGCGGCATTCAGGTCAGCTCCACGCCGGACGTGCTGAACGACTGCGTGGCCGACCTGGCCATGGGGCTGCTGATCGATTGTTCCCGGCGCATCAGCGCGGCCGACCGCTTCGTCCGCGCAGGGCTCTGGCCCGCCGGCAACTTCCCATTGGCGCGCAAGGTCAGCGGCAAGCGCCTGGGCATCGTCGGCCTCGGCCGCATCGGCAAGGACGTGGCCCGTCGCGCCAGCGGTTTCGATATGCAGGTGCGCTACCACAACCGCCGCCCGGATGCCGACAGCTCATACGGCTTCGAGCCGGACCTGCCGGCGTTGGCGCGCTGGGCCGATTTCCTGGTGCTGACCTGCCCGGGCGGCGCGGCCACTCATCACCTGATTTCGGCACCGGTGCTCGACGCCCTCGGCCCGGAGGGCATCCTGATCAACGTCGCCCGTGGTTCGGTGGTGGACGAACAGGCCCTGGTGTCGGCGCTGACGGAAGGGCGCCTGGGCGGTGCCGGCCTGGACGTGTTCCAGGCCGAGCCAAGCGTGCCTGAAGCCCTGCTGACGCTGGACAACGTGGTGCTGGCGCCGCACATCGGCAGCGGCACCCTGGATACCCGCCTGCAGATGGAAGAACTGGTGTTTGCCAACCTGCGGGCCTTCCTCGACGAGGGCGAAGTGCTGACCCCGGTGGTCTGA